A region of the Serinicoccus profundi genome:
CAAGAAGATCCGCAACGCGAGCAGGTCCAAGGCGCCGTTCATCCTCATCGCCGGCGGCGAGGACCGCGACGCCGCCGCGGTGTCCTTCCGCTTCCGCGACGGGAGCCAGGAGAACTCCGTGCCGGTGGACGAGGCCGTCGAGCGGATCGTCACCGCGGTCCGCGACCGGGTGCAGATCTGACCCAGCGCGCGCGAGGTCGCCCGGGAGACCGGCGCGGCGGCATACCCGTGTCCTAGGATCGGGCCAGCCGAGGGATCAGGAGCGCGCCATGACGACACCGGGGGAGTCCGCCCGAGCCGTCCGCGTGCGCGAGATCAACGACGACGAGGCGCTGCTGCTCGGCGCCCTGCACCAGCAGGCGCGGCTGCTCGTCGGGGAGGGTGCGGACGACCGCACCCATGTGCGGCTCTTCGCCCAGGCCTGGCACCGCCGGTATGCCGACTACCCCGCCTTCGTCGCCGAGCGCGGCGGCCAGCACGTCGGGGTGGCGCTCGTGCGCCGACCGGTGCTGCCGGACCTCGACCGGGTGCCCCAGCTGCTCGTCCTCACTCCGGTGGGCGAGGGAGCCGGTGACGAGGGGGTATGCCTCGCCCTGGCCCGCGCGGTCGTCGCGTGGGCGCGGGAGGCAGGGCACACCTCGGTCACGCTCGGCGAGCGAGTGGACCTGCCGCCGGTCGTCCTCGACGCCGTGCGCGCGGGCGTGCAGCAGGCCCGCGCGGTCACGGTGCCGACCCGCCCCTAGCGACCCAGCGGCTCGAGCACGAAGACCGGGATGAGCCGGTCGGTCTTCTCCTGGTAGTCGGCGTAGCTGGGGAAGGCCGCCACGGCGCGCTGCCACCACGCGTCGCGCTCCGGGCCGTCGGCGAGCTCCCGCGCACGCAGGGCCTGCTGGCTGGTGCCGTCCTGCACGAGCACGTCGCGGTTCTTGACGATGTTGTGGTACCACGCCGGGTGCTCGGGTGCGCCGCCCTTGCTGGCCACCGCGAGGTAGGCCCCGTCGTGCTCGACCCGCATGAGCGGGACCCGGCGCAGCATCCCGCTGCGCGCCCCGCGCATCGTCACGACCATGACGGGGCGGTCCTGGATCGTGGCGGCGTCCGTGGTGCCGGCGGCGTCGATGTCGCGCAGCTGCTTCTCCACCCACTCGCTCTTCTCCGGCAGGTATGCCGTGGGGTCACCGATCGCGGCGTCGCGCAGGTCGTGCTGGGGCTGGTTGTCGTCCATGCTGGGGCAACTCGGATCGACCCTCGACTGTTCCCGGTGGGCCCGGGCGGCCACGAGACCGGCGATCGCGGCCGCGGCCCCGGGGACACCGCGGTAGCCGGGGAAGGCATTGACGTCGACGAGCACCGGCCCGTCCGGCCCGAGGACGACGTCGACACCGGCGAGGTCGAGTCGACAGGCGCGGGCCGCCGTCAGCGCGAGACGGTGCAGCTCCGCGGACACCTCGAACGGCTCACCGGTCGTGGCATGGGCGCCCAGGAGCGGCGACGGCTTGAGCAGCCCGACGACCGTCGACCCGATGACGTAGAGCTTGCGGTCCAGCCCGTCGTTGGGCACGAAGGGCTGGGTGACGTAGGGCCCGGGGAAGGGAGGAGCCGCCGGGAGGTCGTCGGCACGACCGGCGAGGACCTCGGCACCCCGGCCCCGACCGCGGTGACGTCGCTTGACCACCCGCATCGCACCGGCGGCCTGAGCCAGCACCCGGACCAGTCGACGACCGGGGTCGAGGGCGGCACCGGGAGCCCTGCGGCGGCCAGGCGCTGCTCGAGTCGTTGG
Encoded here:
- a CDS encoding nitroreductase/quinone reductase family protein; translated protein: MLAQAAGAMRVVKRRHRGRGRGAEVLAGRADDLPAAPPFPGPYVTQPFVPNDGLDRKLYVIGSTVVGLLKPSPLLGAHATTGEPFEVSAELHRLALTAARACRLDLAGVDVVLGPDGPVLVDVNAFPGYRGVPGAAAAIAGLVAARAHREQSRVDPSCPSMDDNQPQHDLRDAAIGDPTAYLPEKSEWVEKQLRDIDAAGTTDAATIQDRPVMVVTMRGARSGMLRRVPLMRVEHDGAYLAVASKGGAPEHPAWYHNIVKNRDVLVQDGTSQQALRARELADGPERDAWWQRAVAAFPSYADYQEKTDRLIPVFVLEPLGR